A window from Limisphaera ngatamarikiensis encodes these proteins:
- a CDS encoding polyamine ABC transporter substrate-binding protein, with protein MDTRLNLQQLCRAAVRLPMLLLLGLAPCDAPRATAAESKLHLFIWSEYIDPAVVADFERLHTCRVVIDLYEDSESMLARLANGGDALYDVVVPSDNMVPVLIRRGLLAPLRKENLTGLAHLDPRFQRPDYDPDHRYTVPYQWGTMGILLRPTPGRTHAASWGLFFDPEQQPGPFVLIDSPRDLFAAAFRYLGHSVNTTNLARLRQAMDLLVGARKRALGFDGSVGGMNKVLSGVARAAIVYNGEAARALRSDTNLVYLLPREGSILWVDNLAIPARAPHRDLAEQFINFILEPTNAARIARYTRFATCNKDARALLDPADLNHPAIYPPEESFSRLEYLRDVGPAMRWFDEAWTRIKAR; from the coding sequence TGCAGCAGTTGTGCCGGGCCGCGGTGCGTCTCCCAATGCTCCTGCTCCTGGGGCTTGCGCCCTGTGACGCACCCCGCGCCACCGCCGCGGAATCGAAACTGCACCTGTTCATCTGGTCCGAGTACATCGACCCGGCCGTGGTGGCCGACTTCGAACGGCTCCATACATGTCGCGTGGTGATTGACCTGTACGAAGACAGCGAGAGCATGCTGGCCCGCCTGGCCAACGGGGGCGATGCACTGTACGACGTCGTCGTGCCCAGCGACAACATGGTCCCGGTGCTGATCCGAAGGGGTTTGCTGGCACCGTTGCGGAAAGAAAACCTGACCGGGCTTGCGCATCTCGACCCCAGATTCCAACGCCCGGACTATGACCCCGACCACCGCTACACCGTCCCCTACCAGTGGGGCACGATGGGGATCCTGCTTCGACCCACTCCGGGCCGAACCCACGCCGCCAGTTGGGGACTGTTCTTCGACCCCGAACAACAGCCGGGACCGTTCGTCCTGATCGATTCACCCCGGGACCTCTTCGCCGCGGCCTTCCGCTATCTCGGCCACAGCGTCAACACCACCAACCTGGCCCGGCTCCGGCAGGCCATGGACCTGCTGGTCGGCGCCCGAAAACGCGCCCTCGGCTTCGACGGTAGCGTCGGCGGCATGAACAAGGTCCTGTCCGGTGTGGCCCGTGCAGCCATTGTCTACAACGGCGAAGCCGCCCGCGCCCTGCGGTCGGACACCAACCTGGTCTACCTGCTCCCCAGGGAGGGCAGCATCCTCTGGGTGGACAACCTCGCAATCCCCGCCCGGGCACCGCACCGGGACCTGGCCGAACAGTTCATCAACTTCATCCTGGAACCCACAAACGCCGCCCGCATCGCCCGCTACACCCGCTTCGCCACGTGCAACAAGGACGCCCGCGCACTGCTCGACCCGGCCGACCTGAATCATCCCGCCATCTACCCTCCCGAGGAAAGCTTCTCGCGCCTCGAATACCTCAGGGACGTCGGCCCTGCGATGCGATGGTTCGACGAGGCCTGGACCCGCATCAAAGCCCGATAA